One genomic window of Mesorhizobium sp. CAU 1732 includes the following:
- a CDS encoding LysR family transcriptional regulator, whose amino-acid sequence MNQRQLMAFRAAMVLGSITAAAKELNVSQPAVSRLIADLEFSLGFPLFTRQTGRIVPTREAQEFFREVDMMFYSLDRLATVAGEIRTLSRATVRFATLPMLSFQIVPRALKRFQIHYPRARVLQDVFTSARVVELVASRQVEIGVAQTNVRREDIDILRAYHARCVCVLHPDHPLANSSVLTPAELRGELLITLARHTISASYITNAFADFGIAPNIIAESQPSFAAASLAAEGCGIAIVDEFSATAMGERVAVVPFEPMIPFDICVLKPREIPLSRAAGALLDEITAEIEGFLPQP is encoded by the coding sequence GTGAACCAGCGTCAGCTCATGGCATTCCGGGCAGCTATGGTGCTCGGATCCATCACAGCGGCTGCGAAGGAGCTCAACGTTTCGCAGCCAGCCGTGAGCCGCCTTATTGCCGATCTCGAGTTCAGTCTTGGCTTCCCCTTGTTCACGCGGCAGACCGGTCGCATCGTGCCGACGCGCGAAGCGCAGGAGTTCTTTCGCGAAGTAGACATGATGTTTTACAGCCTTGATCGGCTGGCGACTGTCGCCGGAGAAATCCGCACGCTTTCGCGCGCTACGGTGCGTTTTGCAACACTACCGATGTTGTCTTTTCAGATCGTGCCGCGAGCGCTGAAACGGTTCCAGATCCATTATCCGCGAGCACGGGTTCTCCAGGACGTGTTCACATCCGCTCGCGTTGTCGAACTGGTCGCCTCGCGGCAAGTGGAAATTGGCGTCGCCCAGACGAATGTGCGCCGCGAAGATATCGATATACTCCGTGCCTATCACGCGCGTTGCGTGTGTGTGCTCCATCCGGATCACCCGTTGGCAAATTCCAGCGTCCTAACTCCCGCCGAATTGCGCGGTGAGCTTCTGATCACGCTGGCTCGGCACACTATTTCGGCGAGCTACATCACCAATGCTTTTGCCGATTTTGGCATTGCTCCCAACATCATCGCGGAAAGCCAGCCATCATTTGCGGCAGCCTCTTTGGCGGCTGAGGGGTGCGGCATAGCAATCGTGGACGAATTCAGCGCCACTGCGATGGGCGAAAGGGTGGCAGTCGTGCCTTTCGAACCTATGATTCCGTTCGACATTTGCGTGCTCAAACCCCGTGAAATCCCGCTCTCGCGTGCTGCCGGAGCGCTACTCGACGAAATTACAGCCGAAATCGAAGGCTTTCTTCCCCAGCCTTGA
- a CDS encoding amidohydrolase yields MDSAKFSAEIETHLREILPSLVETRRDLHRHPEIGFKEVRTAAIVANRLREMGLEVTEGIGGTGVVGTLRAGTGNRAIGFRADMDALAMNEATGLPHASTIPDMMHGCGHDGHTTMLLGAAEVLARNPAFSGTIHFIFQPAEEGLGGAPAMMRDGLFERFPVDAVYGLHNKPNLPEGSFNVTIGAMLAAADTFTVTFGGQGGHGGSGAYMSVDPTMAAAQFVTNLQAIVGRNISPFDQGVISVGYIGGGNYDAPNVIPSRVVIRGTVRSFSPATRDLLERRLNEVANAASSAFNTTLEVNYERLFPSLHNLPEATNKIVSALRARFGESRVDDKMVPVTGAEDFAYMLEEASGCFFFIGAGTGPTLHSDHYDFNDNLIADGVRYWVTIAQEELAA; encoded by the coding sequence ATGGACAGTGCAAAATTTTCCGCGGAGATCGAAACACATCTGAGGGAAATTCTGCCAAGCCTGGTGGAAACACGGCGCGACCTGCACCGTCACCCCGAAATCGGCTTCAAGGAAGTGCGGACGGCTGCCATCGTCGCGAACAGGCTGCGTGAGATGGGTCTCGAAGTGACGGAAGGTATTGGCGGGACAGGCGTTGTCGGCACACTGCGGGCAGGCACGGGCAACCGCGCCATCGGTTTCCGGGCGGATATGGACGCGCTGGCAATGAACGAGGCGACCGGCTTGCCGCACGCCTCTACCATTCCCGACATGATGCACGGCTGCGGCCATGACGGACATACGACAATGCTTCTGGGCGCCGCCGAGGTTCTGGCAAGGAACCCGGCTTTTTCGGGCACCATTCATTTCATTTTCCAGCCAGCCGAAGAGGGGTTGGGCGGCGCGCCGGCCATGATGCGCGATGGTCTTTTCGAGCGGTTTCCTGTCGATGCGGTTTATGGCTTGCATAACAAGCCGAACCTCCCGGAAGGGTCGTTCAACGTTACCATCGGTGCGATGCTTGCCGCAGCCGACACGTTCACGGTCACGTTCGGCGGACAGGGCGGACATGGCGGTTCCGGTGCCTACATGTCGGTTGATCCTACAATGGCCGCAGCACAGTTCGTGACCAACCTGCAGGCGATCGTCGGACGCAATATTTCGCCGTTCGACCAGGGTGTCATCAGTGTCGGCTATATCGGTGGCGGCAATTACGATGCGCCGAACGTGATCCCGTCGCGTGTGGTGATACGTGGCACGGTACGCAGCTTTTCGCCGGCAACGCGCGATCTACTTGAGCGGCGGCTGAACGAGGTGGCGAACGCCGCCTCTTCCGCCTTCAACACCACGCTGGAAGTAAACTATGAAAGGCTGTTTCCGTCGCTCCACAATCTGCCGGAGGCGACGAACAAGATCGTATCCGCGCTTCGCGCGCGCTTCGGCGAAAGCCGTGTGGATGACAAAATGGTGCCGGTCACCGGCGCGGAAGATTTCGCCTACATGTTGGAAGAGGCGTCCGGTTGCTTCTTCTTCATTGGTGCCGGCACCGGGCCTACGCTTCATTCAGACCACTATGACTTCAACGACAACCTCATAGCGGACGGCGTGCGCTACTGGGTTACCATTGCACAGGAAGAACTGGCCGCGTGA